The sequence ATCATGAACGAATAACATAATTGTTACCAATTGACCAGAATTGCTTATAATGAATGTTCTGGTTTGAACTTGTCATTTCCCTTCTTTTCAGGCGGCCAGAGAACGAGGAGAATACATATAACTTAATTTTGATCTTGATTCTCAAAATCTTGAACAACTTCAGTGCCTTGCTTTGAACTCCAACAAGAATCTGTAGTTGCATGTTTCTGTAACCACCTTCATTCATTTATTTTCGTCCCCGAATTCCGTAGGGACTGTAATGCAACCTGGTGCAATTAATTATAACCATTATGATCTTGCAGGCCGAGCTTGCTGTTGAAGTCTACCATGATGAGCCATACCGAAACCGAAAATGGTCTTTTCCTTCTCATAACTTCACTGTCTCGGTAATTTGGTCTCCGTTCCTTGCCAAAGCCTCCATATTCGAAGACGAAAATGGAGTTTCATCAAATATGATCCAGCTCCATCTCGACGAACTAGACAGTGTTTGGACACAGCAGTACGATGATTTCAATTACATCATGATAGCAGGAGGGAAATGGTTTCTAAAATCTGCGATTTACTACGAGAACAACACCGTGGTAGGGTGCCATAACTGTCACAATAACAACATCACGCAACTGGGATTCATATATGCTTATCGTAAGGCATTAAACTCGACTTTGAAGTTCATCACCAGTTCGAAGCACAAGCCGTATATTTTCATCAGAACAACCACCCCGGATCACTTTGAGAACGGGCAATGGAACACCGGTGGCTACTGTAACAGGACAAGGCCATTTCAAGAAGGCGAGGTCGAAATCAATGACACGGATGGGATAATGAGGAGCATCGAGCTTGAAGAGTTCGAGCGCGGGGAAGCCGTAGGGTTGGAAAACGGGCTGATTATGAAACTATTCGACACCACGGTTCTTTCGCTTCTGAGGCCAGACGGGCATCCGGGAGCTTATAGGCAGGTCAATCCATATGAAGGAAAGGATAAAAATGCAAAGATTCAGAATGACTGTTTACACTGGTGTTTGCCAGGGCCTATCGATTCTTGGAATGGGTTGATGATGGAAATGGTTCGTAGAGGCACAAATTGATGTTGGTTTCAACTTCAGGTTTTGTAAGCCTTGTTTTATATTACTAGTAAAAAACACGTGTATCGCACGTGGAGCATATATTACTTTGAAATCATGACATATCTCTATATTTGGTCGATACATTAACATGATAACAAATATTACAAGACATATTAGTGTTTGGGATAACTTCTAAGAATCGctgaaaattttgttaagaaaaaactgAGAAGTGCTTTCTATAAGCTCTACAAAACACTATTTAGATcccgtttggattttgtagagattttttaaaataatttttttttaagctataattttttgcttttgaaaaagctcttttttgacttaaaaaagtgtttttttaagcaCTTATTTGGTCATCCAAATACCGTATTAActgaaaaaacattttttttttaaaaaaagtgcttTTCTGGTCCGGCTTTTGTAACCAAACGGGGCATTAATTCTTTTTTGCCCCATAAAGGATTCGTAAATTTCATATACGCATACGCTGCTAAATCCTTTAGTATTCTCAATCCCAAATACTACCTAAATTGTAAATGAAAATTTCACATCAACTGGACTTAGAGGGTGTTtcgctaaacttattaaaaagagcttataagctcctagtgcttaaaagttgttttacgagcttataagctgttagaacttattttaaaaataagttgttaaagtttctgggtaaacttattttaaataacttaaagatgttgatatgtttggtattataagatctttttatggtcaaaattaccaaaagaggtataattctatgaaaataaaattttgaattatacacatacgaaaatagttttagaataaatatatgttaaaaaataaaattgttttaatattttactttagaaaaatttatgtgatttgtaattttttttaaaaaaataatatttaatatttaatgggtgaaggttatgatggagatttatgaaaatattcaaggatattttagagagatgaaatataaaaataagatttttttgaaaaaagtacatcccctcttacttttttaaaaacagcttataagctgtcaaacagcttattttgacagcttataagatgtttttaaaattttttgccaaacaaaatttgagagcttaaaagctctaaaacaacttataagctgtttgcaagagcttttaagctctcccaaacaccctcttaaATCAAACAAACAAATACATAACAAGACAAAGCCACAAAGAAAACCTCCAACCAAAACACGAAAATCTTTGATGGACCTGCATAACGAAGAGAATGGTTAGAAAAGTTTTCCAGTGCTTTGATGAACCTGCATCACCCGAACGGATAATTCCATCTTATCTTTTCATCACCTGGGTAATGAAAAGAACGTTAGAGGTGCTAGGATTATCCGACGAAAAGCTTTTAAGAGCTAAAATGAGAACTTAAGTTCAAAATGATCGCGTTCCATAACATTATGATTATGGTGCTTGAAAGAACATGTTgtgcacatgtcttttaaattattttcttattacattcaatttctatatttatagttttgcctttcttagaacaagttttaaaattggtaatatcagttatatcttgattcgaaatatttgattctgatgatatattgttttcaTGCTTTGTAGAttcttatttatggaaatatattgaagatctatttataggagtGCTTGGACCGAGAGAGAAAAAAACGACGAGATAGAGAGATCAAGAGAGTGAAACatagagagcaaaatacatagagaaagtaCTGCAGAAATTCTAGAGTATTGAAGTTCGatcattgaagaatttctgaagagatactactgctacgttgtgttgccgagtagtgttggaaacactgaagaacacacgaATGAAGTGTTGTTAAGAAAGTGTTTCTTTGGTTTTCGTTTTTCGGCTTAGAACTTCCTATTGatgttttattctagtttttaatagtttttaggaagtcatttattttctcaatctgttgagaaaagtagttttTCATTAAACAATCGCTAGTTGgttttttgtaaactgatttgattttctagtgattatttcgccatgaggcattgtacaagtacttagtacttgtgcataattatttttgttttatttacttttactgttagttaattattctgctgcatagtgttatcgtgaagtgttgacaacactgaaagataacacataatcgaatatttatttctggtatttctgtgatttcagactgtccaaaccttacaattggcgtcagagacattcacttgacgatactaagtgtgattctgtttttgtgtttgacacATCACAATGGAGATACCTTATTCAGGAACTGCTCAACGCCCTCCAATCTTGGATGGATCCAACTATTCTATCTGAAAAGTTAGGATGCGTGTCTACATCAAATAGATTGATGAAAAGGCATGGCAGCGTGTGCTACAAGGATGGAATCCACCAAGAAGAACTAATGGAGAAGGAGATTTTCTCCTCAAACCAGAAACGGAATGGAATACCGATGAAACTGCTGCTTCGAATATGAACAACAAAGCTCTTAATGCTATATTTACTTCTCTTGATTCTAATATGTTTTCACTGATCACTAACTGTGTATATGCTAAACAGGCTTGGAAAAAACTTCAAATGCACTGTGAAGGATCCGATAGTGTGCGTCGAATCAAAAGAAGGATTCTCACTACTCAGTTTGAAAATCTGAGAATGGAAGAAAGTGAGACAATTGATGATTATGAACGCCGCTTGAGGAAGATCGAGAATGAGGCAATTGATCTTGGTGATGCTATTTCTAACGAACGTTTAGTGAGAAAAGTGTTGAGATCACTGccgaaaagatttcaaatgaaGATTTGTGCCATTGATGAATCAAAAGACACATCAATTCTGGGATTGGATGAATTGATGAGTTCACTTCGAACATATGAGTTAGAgatgaattttggaaaaaaggaCAAAGGTAATTCTATTGCACTTCAAGTTTCTAATGACTCAtacaatgattttgttgatctgACACAGGGAGTCAACGAGTCTGACTTAGGAGATGATTCAATCGCCTTTCTTACCAAACAATTTGGTAACTACATGAAGAGAATGAGAGATTATAAGAAACCTGGTCAGAAACCCAAAGTTTTGAATGCTCCTGCTGTTGGAAAACCATTGAGGATATGCGGACCAGAACAGAATACTATCCCTTCAAAGAGTCAAAATCACTTtcagaaagaaggaaaaacacTGAATATATCGAAGAAGTTTGAATCTGTGAAGTGTCATGAGTGCACAGGATTCGGTCACTATGCTAATGAGTGCCCAACCAGACTTCGCAAAGGAATGTGTGCTTCcctaagtgatgatgaagatgaggaAGGAACAAAACAAGGAGAAGAAGAGACTCACAATGCCCTTTCAGTTTTGGTGCTACAGAAGAAACACAGTGTTATCACAGGTGTCACAACACTTGGTCACAACACTgaccaaaaattaatttgtcTGAATGCATCTGTTTCTGGAGACTCAAATCAGGAAGCTGGTGAAGTAGAACTGTCTTGGGATAATGCTCAGAAGATGTATGAAGAATTGTATAATGACTGGATATTAAGAAACAAGACAAATTCTGCTTTAACAAAGGAGAACAGTAAACTGAAAGCTTCAGTGGCTAGACTTGAAGTTGTTCTGAGCAAGAAGGATTTAGAACTAGGCAAGGTCAAAGAAGAGCTTGGAAGAGCCAATGCAACTCTCGCAAAGTATAATTCAAGAAAGACCAAGTTGGATTCAATTCTGATGATGGGAAAAGATGATAGAGCTGGTCTAGGATTTCATAATAGCAAGTTTGAAGTTGGGGAGTCGTCACAAACTGTTTTTGTCAAAGAGAACAATAACTCTGCTAGTGTTCCAATTGCAATTCCAAAGGAAAAACCAATTTCATTGAAGACACAAGCTcctattcaaaggaaaaaaCAAAGGAAGCGTAggtttgtttgtcattactATCACAAGCAAGGTCACATCAAGCCTTACTGTTTCAAACTCAGGTATAACTATATGTACTGGAATTCCAGGCAAGAACTGTcatcagtgttgccaacactgaaccaGAACACTGCCAGGAGGAAAAATACTGAgaaaaaggtttgggtaccaaaagctaaatccagttgtaatgttgtttatacttccttaaaaactaatgttgcaggtcattggtacttcgacagtggcagttcacgccacatgacaggattgaagaagtatctttctgactatgttgaacaggATAAAGGAA comes from Henckelia pumila isolate YLH828 chromosome 4, ASM3356847v2, whole genome shotgun sequence and encodes:
- the LOC140866169 gene encoding protein trichome birefringence-like 26 isoform X2, producing the protein MKPTNNHMYRSSFSSVLVKFAVCFLLLSLAYRLFSSSFPLSSPVAIHGDETVLNLDKKLPPQVAEPPENVDDVSADLDGFTSRNGPQNCMRNGRPDSDYIYWQWKPRDCGLPRFDPKKFLKIMKHKSLAFIGDSIMRNHVQSLLCLLSQAELAVEVYHDEPYRNRKWSFPSHNFTVSVIWSPFLAKASIFEDENGVSSNMIQLHLDELDSVWTQQYDDFNYIMIAGGKWFLKSAIYYENNTVVGCHNCHNNNITQLGFIYAYRKALNSTLKFITSSKHKPYIFIRTTTPDHFENGQWNTGGYCNRTRPFQEGEVEINDTDGIMRSIELEEFERGEAVGLENGLIMKLFDTTVLSLLRPDGHPGAYRQVNPYEGKDKNAKIQNDCLHWCLPGPIDSWNGLMMEMVRRGTN
- the LOC140866169 gene encoding protein trichome birefringence-like 25 isoform X1 codes for the protein MKPTNNHMYRSSFSSVLVKFAVCFLLLSLAYRLFSSSFPLSSPVAIHGDETVLNLDKKLPPQVAEPPENVDDVSADLDGFTSRNVTEKCNLFTGNWVPDPNGPMYTNTTCYTIEGPQNCMRNGRPDSDYIYWQWKPRDCGLPRFDPKKFLKIMKHKSLAFIGDSIMRNHVQSLLCLLSQAELAVEVYHDEPYRNRKWSFPSHNFTVSVIWSPFLAKASIFEDENGVSSNMIQLHLDELDSVWTQQYDDFNYIMIAGGKWFLKSAIYYENNTVVGCHNCHNNNITQLGFIYAYRKALNSTLKFITSSKHKPYIFIRTTTPDHFENGQWNTGGYCNRTRPFQEGEVEINDTDGIMRSIELEEFERGEAVGLENGLIMKLFDTTVLSLLRPDGHPGAYRQVNPYEGKDKNAKIQNDCLHWCLPGPIDSWNGLMMEMVRRGTN